A segment of the Yersinia rochesterensis genome:
CCGTAACTGGGTTATCCGCTTACCTGATAGTGTGCCGACATCAGTCTCTCGCTCTTTCTCTGCATTGATTCCTGGTTTTATTATTCTGTCCATTATGGGTGTGATTTCCTATGCCCTTGCATTGCACGGAACTAACTTCCACCAGATCATTATGGACACCATCTCCGCTCCATTGTCTAAAATGGGCAGTGTTGTAGGTTGGGTGTATGTGATGTGTTCCTCACTGTTGTGGTTCTTCGGGATACACGGGGCGATGGCGTTATCTGCGCTGGAAAGTGGCATTATGATGCCATTTGCGCTAGAAAACGTGGCAACCTATACCCAATATGGCTCGGTTGCGGCGGCATTGGCTGCTGGCAAAGAATTCCACATGTGGGCTAAACCTTTTGTTGACTCCTATATATTCCTTGGCGGAACAGGGGCAACACTTGGGCTGGTTATTGCTATCTTTATTGGTTCCCGTCGTGAAGATTATCGCCAAGTGGCAAAACTGGGCGCGCCGGCAAGTATTTTCCAGATTAACGAACCGATTCTGTTTGGTTTACCGGTTATTATGAACCCGCTGTTCTTCATTCCATTTATTCTGGTTCAGCCGGTATTAGCCATTATTACTTCCATTGCCTATTACACCGGTTTAATTCCGCCAATTACCAATATTGCGCCGTGGACGATGCCAGTCGGGTTGGGAGCTTTCTTTAACACCAACGGCAGTATTGCTGCGATGTTATTAAGTTTGTTCAACCTTGGCATCGCAACACTGATTTATCTGCCGTTTGTGATTATTGCCAATAAAGCGCAAACCGAGATAGATCGTGAAGTTCAAAGCGAAGAAGAAATCGCTGACAGCTTGAAATTCTAATTGTAAAACCCATTTAGCGTATAAGGTTGGAGGCTGGAATGAAATATCAATTTCCCGAGGATTTTTGGTGGGGTAGTGCCACTTCTGCAACCCAATTTGAAGGGGCGTCATTGCAGGATGGCAAGAGCCAGAATATCTTTGATTATTGGTATGACATTGCACCAGAACGTTTTCATGGCCAAATTGGCCCGGAAAACACCTCCACCTTTTACGATAATTATCGGCAGGATATCTTGCTGTTAAAAGCATTGGGACATAACACTTTCAGGACATCGATTTCATGGTCGAGACTGATCCCAAATGGTGACGGTGAGGTTAATCCCAAAGCCGTCGCTTTTTATAACGCCGTGATTGATTCTTTACTGGCGAACGGTATTACGCCGTTTATCAACCTCTACCATTTTGATATGCCACTGTGCATGCAAGATAAAGGGGGCTGGGAAAGCCGCGCAGTGGTGGATGCTTATGCGCGCTATGCCAAAATCTGTTTTACCTTATTTGGTGACCGAGTAAAACACTGGTTTACCTTTAACGAACCGGTGGTGCCAGTTGAAGCGGGCTACCTGAACGACTTACATTATCCTTGCGTGGTAGATTTTGGCCGCGCGGTAACTGTGGCCTACCATAGTGTCCTGGCTCACGCCAAAGCGGTTGAAAAATATCGAGAACTTAAGCAGGGCGGTGATATTGGTATCATTTTGAACCTCACCCCGACCTATCCTCGCTCTGACAGCGCACCAGACCAGATTGCCGCCAATCGTGCTGATTTACTGCTTAACCGTAGCTTCCTCGATCCCGTCACTAAAGGTGTTTATCCTGATGAACTGATTGCGTTGCTGCGTGAGCACGACTTATTACCGCAGATTGAATCTGATGATTGCCAGCTTATTGCTAAGGGGGTCATCGATTTATTAGGTGTTAACTATTACCAGCCAAGACGGGTCAAAGCGAAAGATATTCCAACACCTCAGGGGCCGGCGAAAACGCCGGAAGACTTGTTTAGTTTTTATGAGATGCCGGGGCGGAAAATTAACCCGCATCGTGGTTGGGAAATTTATGAAAAAGGGCTGTATGACATTCTGACAGACCTGAAACAAAATTATGGCAACATACCTTGCTATATCTCTGAGAATGGCATGGGTGTTGAGGGCGAAGAGCAATTTATCACCCCATCCGGTCAGGTTGATGATGAATATCGCATTGAGTTTATTCGCGAGCATCTAAAATGGTTGCATCAAGCATTGCAAGAGGGCAGTAATTGCAAAGGCTATCATCTGTGGACTTTTATTGATTGCTGGTCTTGGCTTAATGCTTATAAAAATCGTTATGGATTAGTGCGATTGAATATCGCAGATCAATCGCGAGTCATAAAGAAAAGTGGTTATTGGTTTGCGAATGTTGCAAGACAAAACGGCTTTAATTAACAGCTTTAATTTACGGAGTAGCAACAGTATGTTTGATTTAGATAAAATCGTTGATGATGTTCAACCTACTGATAAAATGGAAGATATAGTCATGGGGTTGATTATCAACGCAGGACAAGCCCGGAGTTTGGCTTATAAAGCGTTGAAGCATGCTAAAACAGGTGATTTTGCTCAAGCAGAAGAGTTAATGGCACAATCGCGCATGGCGCTGAATGAAGCACATTTGGTGCAGACTCAGCTTATTGAAGCCGATCAAGGTGAGGGGAAAACCCGAGTCACGCTAGTATTGGTGCATGCTCAGGACCATTTAATGAACGCGATGTTAGCTCGTGAGTTAATTGCAGAGTTGATCGAATTACATCAAAAGGTAAGCTGAGCCGCGCAAATATCTGTCCGTTTTTTCAAATAAGAGAGTGAAGGTAAATAAGATGGAAGTCAGATTAGTACGTGAAAAAGACTTTTTTAACGGAAAAGAGTTCCATCTATTTATTTATAACAAAACGGAGAGTGCGACAGGTCTACATCAGCATGACTATTATGAATACACTCTGATATTAACCGGCATGTGTTATCAGGAAATTAATGGTAAACGCGTCTTTTTAGAACGTGGCGATTTTGTTTTTATCCCCATGGGATCCCATCATCAAAGTTTCTATGACTTTGGCGCGACGCGAATTCTAAATGTTGGGATCAGAAAATCTTTCTTTGAAGAACACTATTTTCATTTGCTCTCCAGACCTATCGTTGCCTCACAAGCTTATCGGCTAAAAGGTGATTTTCTTTCTTATATTGAATCAGCGATTTCTGCGCCACACTTTAGGGAAGACGAATTAACCGAGTTGGTTGAGCTGCTGACATTTTATGTCACTAATCGCATTAGCCATTATAAAGAGACGGAGGTCAATGACGATATTCCGCTGTGGCTAAAAACCAGTATTGACAAAATGCATGACAAATCGATGTTTGGTGAAAAAGCACTGGTGAATATGATTGAGCTTTCGGGCAAAACTCAAGAGTATCTGACTCGCGCGACTCGGCGTTATTACCAAAAAACACCGATGCAGATTATTAATGAAATCAGAGTTAACTTTGCCAAAACCCAGCTTGAAATGACGAACTACTTAGTCTCAGATATTGCCTTTGAAGCCGGTTACAGTGATACCACGTTATTTATTAAAAACTTCAAAAAACTCACTTCTTTTACGCCAGGGAACTACCGTAAAAAATTCAACTGCGTTAGAGATGGGTTATCCGATTAGTTTCCGGCCAGATATCTGTTATTGAAATGGCCTTACAAGGTGCTCTCAATGGAAAAGCTACTTATTGTTAATGCTGATGATTTTGGTTTATGCAAAGGCCAAAGCTATGGGATTATTGAAGCATTTCGGCATGGTATTGTCTCATCAACCACCGCAATGATGAATTGTGCAGATATCTATCATGCAGCAGAACTGAGCAAGCAAAATCCTGCATTGCCAGTGGGCATGCATTTTGTGCTGACTTATGGTCGGCCCTTAACGGCTATGCCATCCTTGATTGATGACAACGGTGAGTTGGGTAAATGGTTGTGGGCGCGGGCCGAGGCGGGCGAGTTGAATCTGGATGAAATCGCCCAAGAACTGGCAGCTCAGTTTGATACGTTCGTCACTGTGTTTGGCCGTCCCCCTACTCATATTGACAGTCATCACCATGTCCATATGTTGCCGCAGATTTATCCGTTGATTGAATCTTTTGCTCACGAAAAATCACTGCCATTACGAATTGATCGCCAAGAGGCACAACAGCAGAACATTGTGCTCCACAAACTCCGCAGCACAGAGTGGTTTGATGCCGGTTTTTATGGCGAGAATTTGACGGAACAGTCATTTCTGCAATTGTTAGATTATGCAGACCAAAATACAATTAACTCTGTTGAAGTGATGTGCCACCCAGCATTTATCGACAAAATCCTGATGACCAGTGGCTATTGTTATCCACGGTTGACCGAGTTGGATATTCTTACGTCACCAGCATTAAAACAAACTATTGCCGATCGTGGTTATCGTTTGGGATCGTATCTGGATTGTTAAATTCTAGTTTGTGCGGGGTTTTGTGTTGTATAA
Coding sequences within it:
- the chbC gene encoding PTS N,N'-diacetylchitobiose transporter subunit IIC, which gives rise to MSAFINSLERAILPFAIKIGKQQHINAIKNGFIRLMPLTLTGAMFVLINNVFLSFGEGSFFFSMGIRLDADTITTLNGFKAIGGNVYNGTLGIMSLMTPFFISMALAEEKRVDPLASALLAIAAFMTVTPYSVGDAYAVGANWLGGANIISGIIIGLVVAEVFAFIVRRNWVIRLPDSVPTSVSRSFSALIPGFIILSIMGVISYALALHGTNFHQIIMDTISAPLSKMGSVVGWVYVMCSSLLWFFGIHGAMALSALESGIMMPFALENVATYTQYGSVAAALAAGKEFHMWAKPFVDSYIFLGGTGATLGLVIAIFIGSRREDYRQVAKLGAPASIFQINEPILFGLPVIMNPLFFIPFILVQPVLAIITSIAYYTGLIPPITNIAPWTMPVGLGAFFNTNGSIAAMLLSLFNLGIATLIYLPFVIIANKAQTEIDREVQSEEEIADSLKF
- a CDS encoding glycoside hydrolase family 1 protein, encoding MKYQFPEDFWWGSATSATQFEGASLQDGKSQNIFDYWYDIAPERFHGQIGPENTSTFYDNYRQDILLLKALGHNTFRTSISWSRLIPNGDGEVNPKAVAFYNAVIDSLLANGITPFINLYHFDMPLCMQDKGGWESRAVVDAYARYAKICFTLFGDRVKHWFTFNEPVVPVEAGYLNDLHYPCVVDFGRAVTVAYHSVLAHAKAVEKYRELKQGGDIGIILNLTPTYPRSDSAPDQIAANRADLLLNRSFLDPVTKGVYPDELIALLREHDLLPQIESDDCQLIAKGVIDLLGVNYYQPRRVKAKDIPTPQGPAKTPEDLFSFYEMPGRKINPHRGWEIYEKGLYDILTDLKQNYGNIPCYISENGMGVEGEEQFITPSGQVDDEYRIEFIREHLKWLHQALQEGSNCKGYHLWTFIDCWSWLNAYKNRYGLVRLNIADQSRVIKKSGYWFANVARQNGFN
- the chbA gene encoding PTS N,N'-diacetylchitobiose transporter subunit IIA, with amino-acid sequence MFDLDKIVDDVQPTDKMEDIVMGLIINAGQARSLAYKALKHAKTGDFAQAEELMAQSRMALNEAHLVQTQLIEADQGEGKTRVTLVLVHAQDHLMNAMLARELIAELIELHQKVS
- the chbR gene encoding transcriptional regulator ChbR, with protein sequence MEVRLVREKDFFNGKEFHLFIYNKTESATGLHQHDYYEYTLILTGMCYQEINGKRVFLERGDFVFIPMGSHHQSFYDFGATRILNVGIRKSFFEEHYFHLLSRPIVASQAYRLKGDFLSYIESAISAPHFREDELTELVELLTFYVTNRISHYKETEVNDDIPLWLKTSIDKMHDKSMFGEKALVNMIELSGKTQEYLTRATRRYYQKTPMQIINEIRVNFAKTQLEMTNYLVSDIAFEAGYSDTTLFIKNFKKLTSFTPGNYRKKFNCVRDGLSD
- the chbG gene encoding chitin disaccharide deacetylase translates to MEKLLIVNADDFGLCKGQSYGIIEAFRHGIVSSTTAMMNCADIYHAAELSKQNPALPVGMHFVLTYGRPLTAMPSLIDDNGELGKWLWARAEAGELNLDEIAQELAAQFDTFVTVFGRPPTHIDSHHHVHMLPQIYPLIESFAHEKSLPLRIDRQEAQQQNIVLHKLRSTEWFDAGFYGENLTEQSFLQLLDYADQNTINSVEVMCHPAFIDKILMTSGYCYPRLTELDILTSPALKQTIADRGYRLGSYLDC